Proteins from a genomic interval of Echeneis naucrates chromosome 21, fEcheNa1.1, whole genome shotgun sequence:
- the galnt3 gene encoding polypeptide N-acetylgalactosaminyltransferase 3, producing the protein MTALRRVLRRRLHPLKLVIVALVFVTFVFLIQWEVGSQSQQEDPWLKEMAVKRDAMLGMVMGAVNNFRDAMPKMQIRAPVRQQDKAEGASCLPGHYTAAELRPALERPPQSPLAPGAAGKPFHTDSLSPEEQKEKERGEEKHCFNLYASDRISLSRDLGADTRPPECIEQTFKRCPALPTTSVIIVFHNEAWSTLLRTVYSVLHTSPAILLKEIILVDDASVDDVLKDELDEYLKRLSIVRVVRQRERKGLITARLLGASVASGDTLTFLDAHCECFNGWLEPLLARIAENYTAVVSPDITTIDLNTFEFMKPSPYGQNHNRGNFDWGLAFGWESLPDHERQRRKDETYPIKTPTFAGGLFSISKEYFYHIGSYDEQMEIWGGENIEMSFRVWQCGGQLEIIPCSIVGHVFRTKSPHTFPKGTQVIARNQVRLAEVWMDDYKEIFYRRNQQAARMAKDRAFGDISKRVDLRARLQCNNFSWYLKNVYPEVFIPDLSPLRFGAVKNVGKDLCLDAGENNEGGKQLIMYPCHGLGGNQYFEYSTNHEIRHNIQKELCLQGVEGAVKLEDCQYKGRNTFVGAEQKWELKENQLFYIPGLKMCLSARLEHPSLAVCNPSDRYQLWSFV; encoded by the exons ATGACAGCTCTCCGCAGAGTCCTCCGGAGGAGATTGCACCCACTTAAGCTGGTGATAGTGGCCCttgtgtttgtcacatttgTATTCCTCATACAATGGGAAGTGGGGAGCCAAAGCCAACAGGAGGACCCCTGGCTGAAGGAGATGGCAGTGAAGCGGGATGCCATGCTGGGAATGGTGATGGGAGCTGTCAATAACTTCAGGGACGCGATGCCAAAGATGCAGATCAGAGCCCCTGTACGTCAGCAGGACAAAGCTGAGGGCGCATCCTGCCTGCCAGGGCACTACACGGCAGCTGAGCTCAGGCCAGCTCTGGAGCGGCCACCTCAGAGTCCTCTGGCCCCCGGAGCTGCTGGGAAACCTTTCCATACAGACTCACTGAGCCCCgaagagcagaaagagaaggagaggggtgAAGAGAAACACTGCTTTAACTTGTATGCCAGTGACCGCATCTCCCTGAGCAGGGATCTGGGCGCGGACACAAGACCACCAGA ATGTATTGAGCAAACCTTCAAGAGATGCCCTGCGTTGCCAACCACCAGCGTGATAATTGTATTTCACAATGAAGCCTGGAGCACCCTGCTGAGGACAGTATACAGTGTCCTCCACACCTCCCCTGCCATTCTCCTCAAGGAGATCATCCTGGTGGACGATGCCAGTGTGGACG ATGTGCTGAAGGATGAGCTGGATGAATATTTGAAGCGGCTCAGCATTGTGCGAGTTGTCCGACAGCGAGAAAGAAAAGGACTCATCACTGCTCGACTGCTCGGCGCCTCGGTGGCCTCTGGTGACACGCTTACCTTTCTGGATGCCCACT gTGAATGCTTTAATGGATGGCTGGAGCCTCTTTTAGCAAGGATAGCTGAGAACTACACTGCAGTAGTCAGTCCTGATATCACCACTATTGATCTTAATACCTTTGAGTTTATGAAACCATCCCCATATGGCCAGAACCACAACCGGGGAAACTTTGATTGGGGCCTTGCTTTCGGCTGGGAGAGTCTCCCAGATCATGAGAGGCAGCGGAGGAAGGATGAAACATACCCTATCAA GACTCCCACATTTGCTGGTGGGCTCTTCTCCATCtcaaaagaatatttttacCATATCGGGAGCTATGATGAGCAAATGGAAATCTGGGGAGGGGAGAATATTGAAATGTCATTTAGG GTGTGGCAGTGCGGCGGACAGCTGGAGATCATCCCTTGCTCCATTGTTGGTCATGTTTTCCGCACCAAGAGCCCCCACACCTTCCCCAAGGGTACCCAAGTGATCGCTCGTAACCAGGTACGGCTGGCCGAGGTGTGGATGGACGACTACAAGGAGATCTTCTACCGTCGTAACCAGCAGGCAGCTAGGATGGCAAAAGAT AGAGCTTTTGGAGACATCTCCAAACGCGTGGACCTCCGGGCGCGGCTGCAGTGCAACAACTTCTCCTGGTATTTGAAGAACGTTTATCCAGAAGTCTTCATTCCCGATCTCAGCCCACTTCGCTTTGGCGCC gtGAAAAATGTGGGCAAAGATTTATGTCTGGATGCTGGAGAAAACAATGAGGGTGGGAAACAGCTGATCATGTACCCATGTCATGGTTTGGGAGGAAACCAG TATTTTGAGTACTCCACAAATCATGAGATCAGACACAACATTCAGAAGGAGCTGTGTTTGCAAGGGGTAGAGGGGGCCGTGAAGCTGGAGGACTGCCAGTATAAAGGCAGGAACACCTTTGTAGGAGCAGAGCAAAAATGGGAACTGAAGGAG AACCAGTTATTCTACATCCCTGGACTGAAAATGTGTCTAAGCGCCCGTCTTGAGCATCCTTCTCTCGCCGTCTGCAACCCCTCAGACAGATACCAGCTCTGGTCCTTTGTCTGA
- the ttc21b gene encoding tetratricopeptide repeat protein 21B isoform X1 yields MEDEETTLALIRYYCHERYFNHAVNAAAAAQRKFGSDPVYTFFHAYGKLMQGQIQGAAAELDTIRDSRDLSLCTLMALVYAEKKKTKPDREVIQELDAKVKEDRKSASPKSLYNAGMFLWLLGRNDKAREYTERMIKLSSGSREGTILKAWIDVTSGKDANARKAGKYFDEGLKEKTDVFALMGKAQYYEFRQNYSGALEMVNQVIVGFPGFLPALIKKMKLLLSLQDWDQTVDAANRLLQKDKNNLEALRMLALHSLCRNGDIAESVKQLSNLISNLDILEPHNPELFYRMSLAFTRICGRNEKVIEQTFRMVERAFSVASGDSDFATEMGYQMVLQGRIREAMKWYKTAMTLDETSVSALTGIIRCQLIEGHLDDAEQQLEFLTEIQQSIGKSGELLYLRAVLAVKKRRPQEQVTNLLNDAVDTHFSTLQGLPLGVEYFEKLNPDFLLEIVNEYLALCPAKPPAQGQPPAPQLQHCATLLDTVVKILPGLLQAVFLLAKVRYQSGDTDTAQSSLHHCLDQCPSHADAHLLMAQIHLLQGNFALSSQSLELCLSHNFEIREHPLYHLIQAQTKKKMGELTEAIQTLQMAMSLPGVRRAGSSSKSKSKKIELSPVDCVSVFLELAEALWLNGEQHEAAKIMQDAIIEFSGTPEELRVTIANADLALLRGDTELALSMLRNITPEQPYYIQAKEKMAGIYLNHRKEKRLYASCYREMVEKLPSPHTYLLLGDAYMNIQEPEKAIEVYECALKKNPKDGALASKIGKALVKTHNYGKAINYYEAALKTEQQNFLRYDLAELLLKMKQYELCERVLHESLAHEPVNELPALSDDCRYLVLLAKVQNKVDKKEEALLSLQRARDVQAKVLKRVQLEQPDAVPMQKQLAAEICAEIAKYYTSQRGYERAVKFYKEALVYCETDRKVMLELASLYLTLDESDACQEQCSIILKNDQFNEDATLMMANIMLKKQDYEKAIFHFQQLLERKPDNYQTLSHLIDLLRRAGKLEEIPRFLDMAEKHSPRHKFDPGFNYCKGLYLWYTGEPNDALRHFNKARKDNDWGQNAVYNMIEIYLNPDNETRGGEVFDNLDGEIGNSTEKQESEQVAVRTAEKLLKEIKPQTPGGHIQYRILENYCFLATKQKANVEKALSVFTEIANNEKDHVPALLAMATAYMMLKQTPRARNQLKRIAKMNWSIADADEFEKSWLLLADIYIHSGKNDMARDLLERCLNHNKSCCKAHEYLGYILEKEQAFCDATVKYELAWKYGNRTNPTIGYKLAFNYLKAKRHVDAIDVCHKILAAHPNYPRIKKEILDKARAALRS; encoded by the exons atggaggatgaagagACAACACTG GCTTTGATCAGGTATTACTGCCATGAAAGGTATTTCAATCACGCCGTGAACGCTGCTGCAGCCGCTCAGAGGAAATTCGGCAGTGATCCCGTCTACACTTTTTTCCATGCGTATGGAAAACTAATGCAAG GTCAAATCCAAGGAGCCGCAGCGGAGTTGGACACAATCCGAGATAGCCGAGATTTATCTCTCTGTACACTGATGGCACTCGTCTACGCcgagaaaaaaaagaccaaaccAG ACAGAGAAGTCATTCAAGAACTTGATGCTAAAGTCAAAGAAGATCGTAAAAGTGCATCTCCCAAGAGTCTTTATAATGCTGGAATGTTTCTTTGGCTGTTGGGGCGAAATGACAAGGCAAGGGAGTACACAGAGCGAATGATTAAACTCTCCAGTGGTTCTAGAGAG GGGACCATCCTAAAGGCCTGGATAGATGTGACATCTGGTAAAGACGCCAATGCCAGAAAAGCTGGAAAATACTTTGATGAGggactaaaagaaaaaacagatgttttcGCTCTGATGGGAAAG GCACAGTACTATGAATTTCGTCAGAACTACTCTGGAGCACTGGAGATGGTTAACCAGGTCATTGTAGGTTTCCCTGGTTTCTTACCTGCTCTGATCAAGAAGATGAAACTGTTACTCAGCCTTCAAGACTGGGATCAAACCGTAGATGCAGCAAACAG ACTTTTACAGAAGGATAAAAATAACCTGGAGGCACTACGGATGTTGGCACTGCATTCTTTATGTAGAAATGGAGATATTGCTGAG TCAGTAAAACAGCTTTCAAATCTCATCAGCAACTTGGATATTTTGGAGCCACACAATCCTGAGCTTTTCTACAGAATGTCTCTAGCCTTCACTCGTATT TGTGGACGAAATGAGAAAGTGATTGAGCAGACATTCAGGATGGTGGAAAGAGCCTTCTCTGTGGCATCAGGAGACTCAGATTTCGCCACGGAGATGGGCTACCAGATGGTCCTTCAGGGCAGAATCAGGGAGGCTATGAAGTGGTACAAGACCGCTATGACCTTGGATGAGAcaagtgtttctgctttgactG GAATTATTCGATGCCAGCTGATAGAAGGTCATCTTGATGATGCAGAACAACAGCTGGAATTTCTCACAGAGATTCAACAATCTATTGGAAAATCAGGG GAACTACTGTACCTGCGTGCTGTTCTGGCAGTGAAAAAGCGCAGACCCCAGGAACAGGTGACTAACTTGCTGAATGATGCAGTGGACACGCATTTCTCCACACTGCAGGGTCTGCCTCTGGGAGTGGAGTACTTTGAGAAACTCAACCCTGACTTCCTTTTGGAGATTGTCAATGAGTATCTTGCACTGTGTCCTGCTAAG CCTCCAGCCCAGGGCCAGCCTCCTGCTCCTCAGCTCCAGCACTGTGCAACACTGTTGGACACTGTGGTCAAGATTTTGCCAGGCCTCCTCCAAGCAGTCTTCCTGCTGGCCAAAGTCAGATATCAGTCTG GTGACACTGACACTGCTCAGAGCAGTCTGCATCATTGTTTGGATCAATGTCCGTCTCATGCAGATGCTCATCTGCTTATGGCACAGATCCATCTCCTGCAGGGTAACTTCGCTTTGTCTTCCCAGTCTCTTGAACTCTGCCTCAGCCATAACTTTGAG ATCCGAGAACATCCTTTGTACCACCTGATCCAGGCTCAGACTAAGAAGAAAATGGGTGAACTGACAGAGGCTATTCAGACATTGCAGATGGCCATGAGTCTTCCAGGTGTCCGTAGAGCTGGATCCTCATCCAAGTCCAAGAGTAAGAAGATTGAGCTGAGCCCTGTTGACTGCGTCTCTGTCTTCTTAGAGTTAGCTGAGGCCCTGTGGCTCAATGGCGAACAG CATGAGGCAGCAAAGATAATGCAAGATGCCATCATTGAGTTCTCGGGCACCCCTGAAGAGCTGCGTGTCACTATTGCCAATGCAGACCTGGCCCTGCTGCGTGGTGACACTGAGCTGGCACTGAGTATGCTTAGAAACATTACCCCAGAGCAGCCCTACTACATCCAAGCCAAGGAGAAAATGGCAGGCATATATTTGAACCACCGAAAAGAGAAACGTCTTTATGCAAGCTGTTACAG AGAAATGGTGGAGAAGCTGCCAAGCCCGCATACATATCTCTTGCTAGGTGATGCCTACATGAACATTCAAGAG CCAGAGAAAGCCATTGAAGTTTATGAGTGTGCTCTAAAGAAAAACCCCAAAGATGGTGCTTTAGCCAGCAAGATTGGAAAAGCCCTGGTGAAGACTCATAACTATGGGAAG GCAATAAATTACTATGAAGCTGCCTTGAAAACTGAGCAACAGAACTTCCTACGCTATGACCTGGCTGAGCTGCTGTTGAAGATGAAGCAGTATGAGCTCTGTGAGAGAGTCCTGCATGAGTCTCTGGCTCATGAGCCAG TGAATGAACTACCAGCACTCTCAGATGACTGTCGTTACCTGGTCCTGTTGGCAAAGGTCCAAAATAAGGTTGACAAAAAGGAGGAGGCTTTGCTTTCCCTACAAAGA gCCCGGGACGTGCAGGCCAAAGTGCTTAAGCGGGTGCAGTTGGAGCAGCCTGACGCTGTCCCCATGCAGAAGCAGCTTGCTGCAGAGATCTGTGCCGAGATCGCTAAATACTACACGAGTCAGAGGGGCTATGAGAGAGCAGTCAAATTCTACAAAGAAGCTCTTGTGTATTGTGAGACTGATCGCAAG GTGATGCTGGAGTTGGCTTCGTTGTACCTCACTCTGGATGAGAGCGATGCATGCCAGGAGCAATGCAGCATCATTCTGAAGAATGACCAGTTTAATGAAGACGCCACTTTG atgATGGCTAACATTATGTTGAAGAAGCAAGACTATGAAAAagctattttccattttcaacaaCTCCTGGAGCGCAAACCAG acaacTACCAAACTCTGTCCCATCTGATTGACTTATTGAGGAGGGCTGGCAAGTTGGAAGAAATCCCCAGATTTCTTGATATGGCCGAAAAACATTCACCCAGGCATAAGTTTGACCCTGGATTTAACTACTGCAAAGGCCTTTATCTTTG GTATACAGGAGAGCCCAATGATGCTCTGCGACACTTTAACAAAGCGCGCAAAGACAATGATTGGGGTCAAAATGCTGTATATAACATGATTGAAATCTACCTAAACCCTGACAATGAGACCAGGGGAGGAGAAGTGTTTGACAATTTAGATGGTGAAATTGG GAACTCCACAGAGAAGCAGGAGTCAGAGCAAGTTGCTGTGAGAACTGCTGAGAAGCTGCTGAAGGAGATAAAGCCTCAGACACCAGGTGGACACATACAATACCGTATCCTGGAGAATTACTGCTTTCTGGCAACTAAACAGAAGGCCAATGTAGAGAAAGCCCtcagtgttttcacagagaTTGCAAACAATGAG AAAGACCACGTCCCAGCACTGTTGGCCATGGCGACAGCTTATATGATGCTAAAACAAACTCCTCGAGCCAGGAACCAGCTCAAACGCATAGCTAAAATGAATTGGAGCATTGCTGACGCCGATGAGTTTGAGAAGAGCTGGCTGCTCTTGGCAGACATCTATATCCATTCGGGGAAGAACGACATGGCCAGAGACCTCTTGGAGAGATGCCTCAATCATAATAAG TCATGCTGTAAAGCTCATGAATATCTGGGCTACATATTGGAAAAAGAGCAGGCATTCTGTGATGCAACAGTCAAATATGAACTGGCTTGGAAATATGGAAATCGAACCAACCCAACTATTG gTTACAAGCTTGCTTTCAACTACTTAAAAGCTAAGAGGCATGTTGACGCCATAGATGTGTGTCATAAG ATTCTGGCTGCTCACCCAAATTACCCGAGAATAAAGAAGGAAATCCTGGACAAAGCTCGTGCTGCCCTGAGATCTTAG
- the ttc21b gene encoding tetratricopeptide repeat protein 21B isoform X2: MALVYAEKKKTKPDREVIQELDAKVKEDRKSASPKSLYNAGMFLWLLGRNDKAREYTERMIKLSSGSREGTILKAWIDVTSGKDANARKAGKYFDEGLKEKTDVFALMGKAQYYEFRQNYSGALEMVNQVIVGFPGFLPALIKKMKLLLSLQDWDQTVDAANRLLQKDKNNLEALRMLALHSLCRNGDIAESVKQLSNLISNLDILEPHNPELFYRMSLAFTRICGRNEKVIEQTFRMVERAFSVASGDSDFATEMGYQMVLQGRIREAMKWYKTAMTLDETSVSALTGIIRCQLIEGHLDDAEQQLEFLTEIQQSIGKSGELLYLRAVLAVKKRRPQEQVTNLLNDAVDTHFSTLQGLPLGVEYFEKLNPDFLLEIVNEYLALCPAKPPAQGQPPAPQLQHCATLLDTVVKILPGLLQAVFLLAKVRYQSGDTDTAQSSLHHCLDQCPSHADAHLLMAQIHLLQGNFALSSQSLELCLSHNFEIREHPLYHLIQAQTKKKMGELTEAIQTLQMAMSLPGVRRAGSSSKSKSKKIELSPVDCVSVFLELAEALWLNGEQHEAAKIMQDAIIEFSGTPEELRVTIANADLALLRGDTELALSMLRNITPEQPYYIQAKEKMAGIYLNHRKEKRLYASCYREMVEKLPSPHTYLLLGDAYMNIQEPEKAIEVYECALKKNPKDGALASKIGKALVKTHNYGKAINYYEAALKTEQQNFLRYDLAELLLKMKQYELCERVLHESLAHEPVNELPALSDDCRYLVLLAKVQNKVDKKEEALLSLQRARDVQAKVLKRVQLEQPDAVPMQKQLAAEICAEIAKYYTSQRGYERAVKFYKEALVYCETDRKVMLELASLYLTLDESDACQEQCSIILKNDQFNEDATLMMANIMLKKQDYEKAIFHFQQLLERKPDNYQTLSHLIDLLRRAGKLEEIPRFLDMAEKHSPRHKFDPGFNYCKGLYLWYTGEPNDALRHFNKARKDNDWGQNAVYNMIEIYLNPDNETRGGEVFDNLDGEIGNSTEKQESEQVAVRTAEKLLKEIKPQTPGGHIQYRILENYCFLATKQKANVEKALSVFTEIANNEKDHVPALLAMATAYMMLKQTPRARNQLKRIAKMNWSIADADEFEKSWLLLADIYIHSGKNDMARDLLERCLNHNKSCCKAHEYLGYILEKEQAFCDATVKYELAWKYGNRTNPTIGYKLAFNYLKAKRHVDAIDVCHKILAAHPNYPRIKKEILDKARAALRS, from the exons ATGGCACTCGTCTACGCcgagaaaaaaaagaccaaaccAG ACAGAGAAGTCATTCAAGAACTTGATGCTAAAGTCAAAGAAGATCGTAAAAGTGCATCTCCCAAGAGTCTTTATAATGCTGGAATGTTTCTTTGGCTGTTGGGGCGAAATGACAAGGCAAGGGAGTACACAGAGCGAATGATTAAACTCTCCAGTGGTTCTAGAGAG GGGACCATCCTAAAGGCCTGGATAGATGTGACATCTGGTAAAGACGCCAATGCCAGAAAAGCTGGAAAATACTTTGATGAGggactaaaagaaaaaacagatgttttcGCTCTGATGGGAAAG GCACAGTACTATGAATTTCGTCAGAACTACTCTGGAGCACTGGAGATGGTTAACCAGGTCATTGTAGGTTTCCCTGGTTTCTTACCTGCTCTGATCAAGAAGATGAAACTGTTACTCAGCCTTCAAGACTGGGATCAAACCGTAGATGCAGCAAACAG ACTTTTACAGAAGGATAAAAATAACCTGGAGGCACTACGGATGTTGGCACTGCATTCTTTATGTAGAAATGGAGATATTGCTGAG TCAGTAAAACAGCTTTCAAATCTCATCAGCAACTTGGATATTTTGGAGCCACACAATCCTGAGCTTTTCTACAGAATGTCTCTAGCCTTCACTCGTATT TGTGGACGAAATGAGAAAGTGATTGAGCAGACATTCAGGATGGTGGAAAGAGCCTTCTCTGTGGCATCAGGAGACTCAGATTTCGCCACGGAGATGGGCTACCAGATGGTCCTTCAGGGCAGAATCAGGGAGGCTATGAAGTGGTACAAGACCGCTATGACCTTGGATGAGAcaagtgtttctgctttgactG GAATTATTCGATGCCAGCTGATAGAAGGTCATCTTGATGATGCAGAACAACAGCTGGAATTTCTCACAGAGATTCAACAATCTATTGGAAAATCAGGG GAACTACTGTACCTGCGTGCTGTTCTGGCAGTGAAAAAGCGCAGACCCCAGGAACAGGTGACTAACTTGCTGAATGATGCAGTGGACACGCATTTCTCCACACTGCAGGGTCTGCCTCTGGGAGTGGAGTACTTTGAGAAACTCAACCCTGACTTCCTTTTGGAGATTGTCAATGAGTATCTTGCACTGTGTCCTGCTAAG CCTCCAGCCCAGGGCCAGCCTCCTGCTCCTCAGCTCCAGCACTGTGCAACACTGTTGGACACTGTGGTCAAGATTTTGCCAGGCCTCCTCCAAGCAGTCTTCCTGCTGGCCAAAGTCAGATATCAGTCTG GTGACACTGACACTGCTCAGAGCAGTCTGCATCATTGTTTGGATCAATGTCCGTCTCATGCAGATGCTCATCTGCTTATGGCACAGATCCATCTCCTGCAGGGTAACTTCGCTTTGTCTTCCCAGTCTCTTGAACTCTGCCTCAGCCATAACTTTGAG ATCCGAGAACATCCTTTGTACCACCTGATCCAGGCTCAGACTAAGAAGAAAATGGGTGAACTGACAGAGGCTATTCAGACATTGCAGATGGCCATGAGTCTTCCAGGTGTCCGTAGAGCTGGATCCTCATCCAAGTCCAAGAGTAAGAAGATTGAGCTGAGCCCTGTTGACTGCGTCTCTGTCTTCTTAGAGTTAGCTGAGGCCCTGTGGCTCAATGGCGAACAG CATGAGGCAGCAAAGATAATGCAAGATGCCATCATTGAGTTCTCGGGCACCCCTGAAGAGCTGCGTGTCACTATTGCCAATGCAGACCTGGCCCTGCTGCGTGGTGACACTGAGCTGGCACTGAGTATGCTTAGAAACATTACCCCAGAGCAGCCCTACTACATCCAAGCCAAGGAGAAAATGGCAGGCATATATTTGAACCACCGAAAAGAGAAACGTCTTTATGCAAGCTGTTACAG AGAAATGGTGGAGAAGCTGCCAAGCCCGCATACATATCTCTTGCTAGGTGATGCCTACATGAACATTCAAGAG CCAGAGAAAGCCATTGAAGTTTATGAGTGTGCTCTAAAGAAAAACCCCAAAGATGGTGCTTTAGCCAGCAAGATTGGAAAAGCCCTGGTGAAGACTCATAACTATGGGAAG GCAATAAATTACTATGAAGCTGCCTTGAAAACTGAGCAACAGAACTTCCTACGCTATGACCTGGCTGAGCTGCTGTTGAAGATGAAGCAGTATGAGCTCTGTGAGAGAGTCCTGCATGAGTCTCTGGCTCATGAGCCAG TGAATGAACTACCAGCACTCTCAGATGACTGTCGTTACCTGGTCCTGTTGGCAAAGGTCCAAAATAAGGTTGACAAAAAGGAGGAGGCTTTGCTTTCCCTACAAAGA gCCCGGGACGTGCAGGCCAAAGTGCTTAAGCGGGTGCAGTTGGAGCAGCCTGACGCTGTCCCCATGCAGAAGCAGCTTGCTGCAGAGATCTGTGCCGAGATCGCTAAATACTACACGAGTCAGAGGGGCTATGAGAGAGCAGTCAAATTCTACAAAGAAGCTCTTGTGTATTGTGAGACTGATCGCAAG GTGATGCTGGAGTTGGCTTCGTTGTACCTCACTCTGGATGAGAGCGATGCATGCCAGGAGCAATGCAGCATCATTCTGAAGAATGACCAGTTTAATGAAGACGCCACTTTG atgATGGCTAACATTATGTTGAAGAAGCAAGACTATGAAAAagctattttccattttcaacaaCTCCTGGAGCGCAAACCAG acaacTACCAAACTCTGTCCCATCTGATTGACTTATTGAGGAGGGCTGGCAAGTTGGAAGAAATCCCCAGATTTCTTGATATGGCCGAAAAACATTCACCCAGGCATAAGTTTGACCCTGGATTTAACTACTGCAAAGGCCTTTATCTTTG GTATACAGGAGAGCCCAATGATGCTCTGCGACACTTTAACAAAGCGCGCAAAGACAATGATTGGGGTCAAAATGCTGTATATAACATGATTGAAATCTACCTAAACCCTGACAATGAGACCAGGGGAGGAGAAGTGTTTGACAATTTAGATGGTGAAATTGG GAACTCCACAGAGAAGCAGGAGTCAGAGCAAGTTGCTGTGAGAACTGCTGAGAAGCTGCTGAAGGAGATAAAGCCTCAGACACCAGGTGGACACATACAATACCGTATCCTGGAGAATTACTGCTTTCTGGCAACTAAACAGAAGGCCAATGTAGAGAAAGCCCtcagtgttttcacagagaTTGCAAACAATGAG AAAGACCACGTCCCAGCACTGTTGGCCATGGCGACAGCTTATATGATGCTAAAACAAACTCCTCGAGCCAGGAACCAGCTCAAACGCATAGCTAAAATGAATTGGAGCATTGCTGACGCCGATGAGTTTGAGAAGAGCTGGCTGCTCTTGGCAGACATCTATATCCATTCGGGGAAGAACGACATGGCCAGAGACCTCTTGGAGAGATGCCTCAATCATAATAAG TCATGCTGTAAAGCTCATGAATATCTGGGCTACATATTGGAAAAAGAGCAGGCATTCTGTGATGCAACAGTCAAATATGAACTGGCTTGGAAATATGGAAATCGAACCAACCCAACTATTG gTTACAAGCTTGCTTTCAACTACTTAAAAGCTAAGAGGCATGTTGACGCCATAGATGTGTGTCATAAG ATTCTGGCTGCTCACCCAAATTACCCGAGAATAAAGAAGGAAATCCTGGACAAAGCTCGTGCTGCCCTGAGATCTTAG